A section of the Cololabis saira isolate AMF1-May2022 chromosome 16, fColSai1.1, whole genome shotgun sequence genome encodes:
- the htr1d gene encoding 5-hydroxytryptamine receptor 1D: MAFDNTSLDYFNSNFSDIPNTTAAPAWRDSTLLGLQVPLSVLLASVTLATVLSNAFVIATIFLTRKLHTPANFLIGSLAVTDLLVSIVVMPISILYTVSKTWSLGQIVCDIWLSSDITFCTASILHLCVIALDRYWAITDALEYSKRRTMRRAAMMVGVVWVISISISMPPLFWRQAKAHEELTECVVNTDQISYTLYSTFGAFYVPTVLLIILYGRIYVAARSRIFKNPSSSGKRFTTAQLIQTSAGSSLCSLNSSSHQEAHLHTGSTRGGAGGGGGSPLFMNSVKVKLADNVLERKRLCAARERKATKTLGIILGAFIVCWLPFFVGTLVTAICKECWFDPVLFDIFTWLGYLNSLINPVIYTAFNDEFKQAFQKLMKCRRSF; this comes from the coding sequence ATGGCGTTTGATAATACCTCACTGGACTACTTCAATAGTAACTTCTCAGATATTCCCAACACCACTGCAGCGCCAGCCTGGAGGGACAGCACCCTCCTCGGCCTCCAGGTGCCCCTGTCTGTGCTGTTAGCCAGCGTCACCCTGGCTACCGTCCTCTCAaacgccttcgtcatcgccaccATCTTTCTGACCAGGAAGCTCCACACGCCCGCCAACTTCCTGATTGGCTCTCTTGCCGTCACAGACCTGCTGGTATCTATTGTAGTCATGCCCATTAGCATCCTCTACACCGTTAGCAAAACATGGTCGCTGGGACAGATCGTTTGTGACATCTGGCTGTCGTCTGATATCACATTCTGCACGGCCTCCATTTTGCACCTGTGTGTGATTGCATTGGATCGGTACTGGGCCATCACAGACGCGTTGGAGTACTCGAAACGCCGCACCATGCGCCGGGCGGCGATGATGGTCGGAGTAGTGTGGGTGATTTCTATATCCATTTCCATGCCTCCACTCTTCTGGCGGCAGGCCAAAGCTCATGAGGAGCTGACGGAGTGTGTGGTGAATACAGATCAGATCTCATACACCCTATATTCCACCTTCGGCGCTTTCTACGTACCCACAGTGCTTCTCATCATCCTCTACGGACGGATTTACGTCGCGGCCCGATCTCGCATTTTTAAGAACCCATCGTCTTCTGGGAAGCGCTTCACCACAGCACAGCTCATCCAGACCTCTGCaggctcctctctctgttctcttAATTCTTCCTCCCACCAGGAGGCACACCTACACACTGGCAGCACAAGAGGTGGCGCAGGTGGAGGCGGAGGGTCGCCTCTCTTCATGAATAGCGTGAAAGTGAAGCTGGCAGACAACGTGCTGGAGAGGAAGCGTCTGTGTGCAGCGCGGGAGAGGAAAGCCACCAAAACACTGGGCATCATCCTGGGTGCGTTCATCGTCTGCTGGCTCCCGTTCTTCGTCGGGACCCTCGTCACGGCTATATGCAAAGAATGCTGGTTTGATCCCGTGCTGTTCGACATTTTTACCTGGCTGGGATACCTGAACTCCCTCATCAATCCTGTCATTTATACTGCCTTCAACGATGAGTTCAAGCAGGCTTTCCAAAAACTCATGAAGTGCAGACGCAGCTTCTGA